Genomic window (Mycosarcoma maydis chromosome 5, whole genome shotgun sequence):
TAAGGTCTCTGAGCACGCGACGTGCTGTCATGTACGCTGGCGAGCGCTCGGCAAGGAATTTCTTGGCAgtgagcttgttgagccCATTCTCGTAGGCATCGTAGTCCTTCCAGATAGTCTCAATGTTGGTGAGTGGTACACTAACCGCGCGCTGATAGACGCGACGAAGGTCGTCCATCTTTTGACCCTCTTTCCAGCCGCCTCTTGCCTCTCGCTCCttgatgagcaagatgtAGTCGGTCCAGATGGATCCGCTGTCCTTGTCATTGCCAATAAAACGGAGAGCAAATTCGTAGGCACCTTCGAGCACCCTTCGCGTCTGCTCTCGCGCCGGATCCTCTTCTGCGCCGGTGGAGGGGGCAAGTGGATTGACTCTACGGGTGTAGGAGAGGTAAAACTTCCAAAGATCGACCGACGGCGTAGTGCGCAAGCATTGATTGAAGATGGCCTCAACCTGAGCAAAGTTGCTGTGAGCAAGCTCTAGATCAAGATACGCGAGCCATTGACGTGCTTGGTTGGGGAAGACCTTGAAGAAGCGATCGTAGAGCGCTCTTGTTGCTGCCATGTCCTCTCGTGACTGCGCCTCTTCGATGAGGTTGAGCCACGCTTCGCCATCGCGCGGATCAATCCGGATGCGCTCTTCAAAAAGTTGTTTCCTCTGTTCGACGGTCATGTATTTGTGGGGCTGCGGTGGCTGGTTCGAAGAGCCAGCTTGGGGCGAAACAAGCTGAGAGtcttgctgttggtggtCATCTAATTTCGATTCTGCCATCGGTTGTGGTGTGGCCTGCGActcgtccatcttggcGTTTGCGCTTTGGGCAGGTTCGTTTTCCGACGCAGCCTTGacatcagcagcaatgcTATCTGTCTGTACTTCCACGTCGCCCTCAGCATCCGGCTTGTCGTCGTGATCAACATCGGCCTcagcatccgcatccgcgTCCGCGTccgcatcagcatcagcatcagcatcaagatcagcatcagcatcagcatcagcatcagcatcagcatcagcatcagcatcagcatcagcatcagcatcagcatcagcatcagcatcagcatccgcGCTGACACCGACGCTGGCTATTTGTTGTACAGCGGCAATCTCAGATTCCTGGTCAGCGCTCACCTCCATTTTGACTTGCGCCTCGTGCGCTTCCGATGCTTCTGCCGACATGACGTTCCCACCGGTGATACCCTGAGCGAATGCGATATATCAGGGTGCTCTCGGACAGAGTTTTACAGATGCGTTGTCTACCAGGCTGTAAGGAGACGCCAGGGCAGGGTTTTGTGTGGTGGTAGATAGAACAGGTGAAAGTTAAGAGCGTGGAGCAGTCTGTGAGTATCATCGGTGTTTGGTTTTTGGGTTGCGTTTCTTCGCGTCGAAATTGGGCGGCGCAGTTCGGAATCGGGAGATTCAATCGGGACTTTGGACGAATCCTGACAGATGAGTGCAGGTAACTTTGCTGTCAGCGCATAAACACGATACTGTACAATCGACCTTCGTCATGGCTGTGTCGGTGTTCTTTTGACATAAACTCGTCCAGTCACCGGGCATGACAGGCGACGCCAGATCGCTTCTACGAGCCGTTGCCAGCGAGCGCGCCAAACTGGGCGCATCAGGCGTCTCGGACGCTTTCGCCTCCTACTCTGCGAATGGAGGTCTACGATGCTCGGCTTGCGACTATCTTGCCATCAAGCACGAGAGCCTGTGGGGAGCACATGTGCTTAGCAAAAGCCATCGAACTAACGTCGCTCGAATCCATAAAGAGGAGCAAGTGCGCCAAGCCGAACTTGAACGCACCAAGGCTGGGAAACGTAAGGCGACGCAGGGAGACGGAAGAGATGCTTCGCCAtcggatgctgctgcggaCGCAACTCATGCACGTTCGACGCTAGCAAGCAAGAAAGCACGCGCAGACACGGAACAAGTAGTGACAGATACACCGCCAACGCTTGATCCTGAATGGGAACTTTTCAAGTCACAGGTGGAATCAATCGAGCCTGATCTAGACCATCCAAGCGACACTCCAATAGCGGGTGCTGCGCTAGAAGCGGAACCGCAGTTGATATCACAAGACGATCTTGATCAACGACATGATACAGATGCTGTTCTTTGGGAGAAAAGCGCAGAAGAGCTGGAAGCAGAAGAGAGAGCACGTATCGAGCAACAGGAGCGCGAAGAGATCCTCTCACGcatggaagaggagcaacGCCAGCAGGATGAAGCAGACCAGCGCGTCTCGGCGTTGAAACAGCGTCTGCAGCGTCTCAAGCAAGCACGTCTGGACCGGCAAAAAGCAAACAAGAAGGCATAGGTACGCTTGGTCATGGCCGAGCAATTCACTCTTGACTAGCCTATGTGACTGTAGACCGTGCAGCGTCGGCGGTGTTGGttcgcattcgtgattccaaCCTGATACGCTACACAGACatgaaccacgaatcgtgaatggtgaagtcacagtcacgagtcgtgaggcGTGAATCCGAAGTGACTAAGCCTGATAAACTGAGGCTTAATGTTAGCTCGTACTATCGACCACGTCAAGAAACCCACCTTGGACCTTTgtgcttgctcgacgcaCCGCGGCGCGCCGTGTGTGACTTGTAAATTCGAGGTGTGGAGgtcaaatcacgaatcacgagcCTTAACCCTCTTTaatcgtgaaccgtgaaAGGGTTGAGAAGGCACGAGAAATCCGTAGAAGCTCGGCGCTGAGACCTGACACCGTGCAGAAGAAATCacgagaagcgcgagaaagagagagagagagtaTTGAGAGCAGAGAAAGTTCTCTTCAAGAGTCTCGTCTGTGATTTCGTGTTGAACTGAGCTTCGATGCGGAAGAACCAACCGTGAACAGGAACAAGTTACAGTCCGTGGTCACGAGTGAGCACTGACCGTTTCATGTATTTACCGCACCTTGTTCTGAAATCTCTCCTCCATCATTGTACCCACTCTCATTATCGCCTAGCAAACATGTCGGTTGCCGACCTCAAAGCCAAGGGCAATGCCGCCTTTGCCGCCAAGGACTATCAAGGCGCTATTCAGAACTACAACGATGCCATCGCCGCCGCGACTTCAGCCGAGGACAACGTGCACGTCCTCTACTCGAACCGCTCCGCCTGCTACGCCGGTCTTCGGGACTGGAACAaagcgctcgaggatgCGGAAGCTTGCATCAACGCCAACCCTTCGTTCGCCAAAGGCTACGGACGTAAAGGTGCGGCTCTTCATGGTGCGCGAAGACTCGAGGAGGCCGTCGACGCCTATGACGCTGGTCTCAAGATCGCTCCCGAGGACGCTGGCTTGAAAAAGGGCCTTGCCGATGTGAGACGTGCCGTCGAAAACGAGGCTGCCAACGGTCCCGGTCCCGAAGCATCGCTTGGTCAGATGTTCAACGACCCTCAGCTGTtcgccaagctcagcgCCAATCCAAAGACTGCCGGTCTGCTTTCGGACCCCGCTTTCATGGCTAagctcaagtcgatccAGGCAAATCCCAAGGAGGCCGGCATGGCGTTCCAGGATCCACGCATGATCCAAGTGATGGGTGTGCTCATGGGCATTGATCTGCAGGCTTTCGAACGTCCCGAAGGCTCGAATGAGTTGCCGGGAGACCTCGAGAACCGACGTCAAGATATCGAGGAGCAGACTGGCGCTTCTGCctcaaagccaaagccagctgctgctgctgctgcctcgacaTCGTCCGCGGATGATGTCGAGATGAAAGACGCCAAGCCTTCTTCCTCTACCACCGCTCAGTCGGCGCCtgtggaagaagaggaggaggacgaagagaaaaaagccaaagcagccGCGGAtgccgagaagaagctcggcaacgaACGTTATCTGAAGCGTGACTTTGAAGCCGCCATCGCCCACTACCAGAAAGCGTGGGAACTTCACAAGGACATCACCTACCTGAACAACCTCGGCGCATGCTATTTCGAACAGGCCAAGTACGACGACTGCATCAAGGCGTGCGAACAGGCGGTCGAGGAGGGACGATCGATGCGAGCGGATTTCAAGCTGGTCGCCAAAGCGTACGGGCGTATCGGATCGGCGTACGCTAAGCAGGaccagctcgacttggcgatCACCAACTTCGAAAAGTCGCTTACCGAGCATCGTACACCAGACgtgcttgccaagctgcgcgagACGGAAAAGCTGCAAAAGGAACGCACGCGTCAGGCGTACATCGATCCAGCCAAGGCCGAAGCGGAGCGAGCGCGCGGTAACGAGCTGTACAAGAACGGCGATTTCCCAGGTGCTGTGGCTGCGTTCACGGAAGCCATCAAGCGAGATCCTTCGGATGCTCGAGGTTACACCAACCGTGCTTCTGCCTACACAAAACTCGCCGCGCTGCCAGAAGCACTCAAGGATAGCGAAGAGGCGATCAAGGTGGATCCGAACTTCGTCAAAGGTTACATTCGCAAGGCCAACGTGTTGGCCAGCATGAAGGAATTCACAAAGGCCATGGAGGCGTGTCAGCAGGCTGAAAACGTCGATGCCGCACAGCAGGGCGGTGCCAAGAACGCTAGGGAGATCCAGGCTTTGATGAACAAGTGCATGAATGAGCTCTACTCGCAGCGGAGTGGCGAGACCGAGCAAGAGACGCTCCAGAGAGCCATGAGGGATCCAGAAGTGGCGCAGATCATGCAGGACCCGGTTATGCAGAGCATCctgcagcaggcgcagggCAATCCCGCCGCGCTCCAGGAACACATGAAGAGCCCCATCATCAGGGACAAGGTTCAGAagctcatcgctgctggCATCATTCGCACCCGTTAATATTTTCAACACATCAAACGTACGCAACATCAACCTGCAAATTATTAACGTTAGCCAACCAACGCATTCACAGTCCGTGTTCCCTCGAGCGTGGTTCCATTTGTTGCGTCTTGTATTCTCTCTGATCTTCAGCCCAAATTGTCATGACGTCGCAACTCGCTCGTCCGAATGCATGTGCGTTCAAATATTGAGATTGAGCGTCGCTACAAGAGAGTAAGCTAGATGACCAAGGGTTGGATCGAAAACGATCGTGTTGCAGCTATGGCAGTCGATTGAGAATCAACGATGACCTAGGCACTTCAGTTTCATCACGCGgactcgactcgctgccgccgccgatATCTGACCATTCATCCGAGGTGTGACCGTCCTCGTCATTTTCATCTTGCACGGCTACTGAGGTGTCTTTGCCTCTACGCGCCAAAGCAGTATCTGTGGTCCGGGTGCGTGTAACCATAGGCATGTGCTCGATCCGAGTATCCCTTTTGATTAGACTCGTCGCATACTCCAAGTCCCGGTAAATCGCCTTTACTGCGTCACCCACACCATCTTCGGTCCTGATCTGCTCGCCCAACCTCCTCGCTCtgtcgatctgcttcttATCGCTTGTCGCTCTCACCAACGCCTTTGCCAAACTATCCACTGTCAGCTGCCTTACACAACTGCCGACACCCAGACtctcgatctgctgacCCCAAAAGAATTGGTCACCAAAATACGGCTTGACCACTGTCGGCAATCCGGCTCTTAAACTAGCCCCCAACGTTCCCGCACCCCCGTGATGACATGCCGCATCAATCTGTGGGAACAACCAATCGTGCGGGACCGACGATACTTGAAATACATCGGCGCTGATACTGGCATCGATCGGCGTCGATGGATCAGAAGAAAGTCGATCCGACCAACCTTTGGACAAGATTGCACACACTCCACTCTTCTTCACCGCTTGCAGAACGCATCGCGTCATCGCCGCTGCATCAGGCACCACGATTGACCCCCACCCGATATATACCAATTTCCTCTTGTTCTCCCTAGCCACTCGGATGAATTCGACCAAGTCCACTGGTGGCTCCCAtttcttgctcgatgaATTGTCCGGATTGTCCAAGAACCAGAATCCTGTCACATGGATCCACTCGAACCAATCCAACGGTCGAGGTACAAGGCTGGGACTGAAGTTGTAGATAAAAGGTACTTTGTGCTGTTCCAACTTGTCAAAGCTGGTCGGCTTCAGACCCAACAGCTTCTTTCGCCATCGATTGATCTGGAAAGCAGAGGCACGCCAAAACATCTGATCAAAGATGACGTACGACATATAGTTGTAGTTGCCGCCTGCTTTCTTGCTCGGCACGGCAAACGCGTGTGGATAGGCACGAGTGCGTGTCCAGGGCATGGTGAACGCTCGAAAGTAGGGAATCTGGAGCGCTTCAGCTACATGGATGCCCGCTATGGCGCTTGGACATTCGATGATCACGTCCGAACCTTGACATGCACGCCAGGCCGAAGCGagcagatcgtcgagcCAGTCGCGGAACCTGGTGACGCCTTCGCGAAGAAATGATACAGTGAAGGTGCCGTTTTCGACGCAGATGCGCATCAGTTCTGCCGGATCGCCGCCGATTTCGCTAAACTCTATGCCGTGACCCAAGATCCAAGGTCCAAACTCGGCGTGAGTTGCGATTCTCACCCGATGTCCATCAGCTAAGAGACCCTTGGCAAGCGCAATGTAGGGTTGAACGTCGCCTCTGGAGCCGATGGTCAGCATCGTAAAGGTGAGTGGAGCAGTTGGTGCAAAGGACAGGACACTGGATCCTTCTTCAAGTTgcgacaagctcgtcgattgATTGTCAAATCCTGGTCCTGTCTGAGAAAGCACAGACGAATTCGCCGACGAGGCCATGGATGCAGTCGCGGGTCCATCATGGATCCGTTCGCTCAAGTCTCGAAGCACGAGCGCATTCGACCGTTCGCGAGTGGCTGCCTCATGCGATATCCTGCTTTCCCTCCCACCTcggacaagctcaagctggtATTCGATCAGGCCGAGCAATTCATCGCGTCGGTGAGCCGAAGAAATTTCGATGAAGAGCTCTTCGTGGCCGCTGATATTGATCACCATACCATGATGACCAGGACGGAACGCAACATGCTTGGCAGCCGAGATGACATCGTGCAGAGGGACCAGCATGAGTGTCCGACCCACAGTCTTGGCTGCGATGCCAGACGAGCGGAATGCCAGGTGGTGTTCGGCAACAAAGAACCTTCCAGCCACAGGCAAGACCCGATAAAGATAGGCATGCGTGTGACCGATCAGCCCTTCGTCCTCTCCGATCCCGAAAGTGTCGCGGAACTCAACAGCGACGCTCGTGTGATCCGAcgtctcggctgcttcgtTATCTgcgtcgagcatcgagtAGTTGGAGTGCGTCGAGAGGATGGAATGAGACAAGAcgtcatcgtcattgtcTGTGTTGCTCGACTCTGCTCTGCTGACATCGTCACCCCTTTCGTCTGTCCACTTTTCCAGCACTTTGCGTCGCCTTCTTGCTCCTGTATTGGTAGGCTGCGATTTCATGGaggctgctgagctgctgtCCGTTGCAAGACCCAGGACCTTAGCGGGCGCGGATTTGAGCCAGTCGGGGATCGCCCAACCTCGTTCGGCCTCCCTTTGCACCTCATCGAAAGATGACGGCGGATCTGAGGTGGATGGAGAAGGTGGATATGTGTGCGATGACTCCATTGAAAGACGGTTGAGGGCCTCAGCGCGTGGTGTGGTTGACAGAGCCGCGTCCGCTGACACCTCCTGCGATTTTCTGCGAATGCTCACTGGCACAGCAACGGACGTAGCTGTCGAAGTAGCtttgtcaagctcgtcttgccGGTCGCTTGAGCCGCGCGTCGATTGTGTGGCGACAGTCTTGTTGACGGCTGTGGGATGAGCGATGCGCTTGTCTGTTTGGGTTGAAACACGTACTTTTGCAAGTACGGGCACCTCTTCGAGCGATTTGCGCGATATCGCCGCCGCGTGCATAGCGCTAGTGGAGTCATGAATGCTCAACCTCGAGAGACTGAGAGCCTGATCACCGCCTTGAAGTGATGAGATTGACCCCCGGACAGCTTGATTGAGAAGCGCGTTAAGACCAGAGATGAAAGCACTCGGCTTGGTGAGATGCAAAAAGTAGTAttcgtcgatcgagaaaTCGCCGGCCTCGTCAACAACAGTGATGCAGGCCATATCTGTACCATCGACTGACAGCGTGGTCTCAACATTGATAATCGTCTCGAGCGGAATGCTGATACGGACGCTCTCGCCCTGATTCTGTGCGCGGAACGTCTCCTTTTGCAGCGCTGAGACCCAAGCATCCCTGCTGTGCTCGCCTTCGGTCAGGAAGGTGAACCTGCGAGCTGGAGTGGTCACCTTGAAGCGGTCCTTGTTAGTCGTGGACGGCTCGATGGCAGACACTTTGC
Coding sequences:
- a CDS encoding putative hsp90 cochaperone; translation: MSVADLKAKGNAAFAAKDYQGAIQNYNDAIAAATSAEDNVHVLYSNRSACYAGLRDWNKALEDAEACINANPSFAKGYGRKGAALHGARRLEEAVDAYDAGLKIAPEDAGLKKGLADVRRAVENEAANGPGPEASLGQMFNDPQLFAKLSANPKTAGLLSDPAFMAKLKSIQANPKEAGMAFQDPRMIQVMGVLMGIDLQAFERPEGSNELPGDLENRRQDIEEQTGASASKPKPAAAAAASTSSADDVEMKDAKPSSSTTAQSAPVEEEEEDEEKKAKAAADAEKKLGNERYLKRDFEAAIAHYQKAWELHKDITYLNNLGACYFEQAKYDDCIKACEQAVEEGRSMRADFKLVAKAYGRIGSAYAKQDQLDLAITNFEKSLTEHRTPDVLAKLRETEKLQKERTRQAYIDPAKAEAERARGNELYKNGDFPGAVAAFTEAIKRDPSDARGYTNRASAYTKLAALPEALKDSEEAIKVDPNFVKGYIRKANVLASMKEFTKAMEACQQAENVDAAQQGGAKNAREIQALMNKCMNELYSQRSGETEQETLQRAMRDPEVAQIMQDPVMQSILQQAQGNPAALQEHMKSPIIRDKVQKLIAAGIIRTR
- a CDS encoding UDP-glucose:sterol glucosyltransferase, with protein sequence MATISSQSRLDSPFESAKEPSTDSASASQPAAAGLGRLNVDDKHDDACMLSQASDNLDTPPFPTSPRLDPWSPRDYSTISSLAGSRELGRPAMEPTTKTFTASSLLPESQSKASMSVTPHAAAATQSGLDLVQADVADVAFHAEPQGLMQMLSLVGSTFFDADTEGYTEDDVEDSDLPTHPLPTSPLITNTHYKPEVHCSESEQDRQTPERSTKGRLRALARDDLSEDGSTPQGSRSPLDASVLTIGPSRAKRTSLTQSDIIAPSWDSTITRATRRPTHLRSQLHHVASASMSASTSKLASRDIDQDGQGTLTTSSPFDEESTDTPHVPPTQQQSMESESMPSDADRPTKWSSDPLLIRPYQDAQASDQRHSDVCESDRLRLLHQLKDIFHLDAAETLLLAQPCWLFRSLLLQGHLYLTSSHVCFYAYLPSRDEKTIKTGLLGKRTRRTHRFSKHWASLKGGKLSWFDSDQDPYFPQGHIDLRKVSAIEPSTTNKDRFKVTTPARRFTFLTEGEHSRDAWVSALQKETFRAQNQGESVRISIPLETIINVETTLSVDGTDMACITVVDEAGDFSIDEYYFLHLTKPSAFISGLNALLNQAVRGSISSLQGGDQALSLSRLSIHDSTSAMHAAAISRKSLEEVPVLAKVRVSTQTDKRIAHPTAVNKTVATQSTRGSSDRQDELDKATSTATSVAVPVSIRRKSQEVSADAALSTTPRAEALNRLSMESSHTYPPSPSTSDPPSSFDEVQREAERGWAIPDWLKSAPAKVLGLATDSSSAASMKSQPTNTGARRRRKVLEKWTDERGDDVSRAESSNTDNDDDVLSHSILSTHSNYSMLDADNEAAETSDHTSVAVEFRDTFGIGEDEGLIGHTHAYLYRVLPVAGRFFVAEHHLAFRSSGIAAKTVGRTLMLVPLHDVISAAKHVAFRPGHHGMVINISGHEELFIEISSAHRRDELLGLIEYQLELVRGGRESRISHEAATRERSNALVLRDLSERIHDGPATASMASSANSSVLSQTGPGFDNQSTSLSQLEEGSSVLSFAPTAPLTFTMLTIGSRGDVQPYIALAKGLLADGHRVRIATHAEFGPWILGHGIEFSEIGGDPAELMRICVENGTFTVSFLREGVTRFRDWLDDLLASAWRACQGSDVIIECPSAIAGIHVAEALQIPYFRAFTMPWTRTRAYPHAFAVPSKKAGGNYNYMSYVIFDQMFWRASAFQINRWRKKLLGLKPTSFDKLEQHKVPFIYNFSPSLVPRPLDWFEWIHVTGFWFLDNPDNSSSKKWEPPVDLVEFIRVARENKRKLVYIGWGSIVVPDAAAMTRCVLQAVKKSGVCAILSKGWSDRLSSDPSTPIDASISADVFQVSSVPHDWLFPQIDAACHHGGAGTLGASLRAGLPTVVKPYFGDQFFWGQQIESLGVGSCVRQLTVDSLAKALVRATSDKKQIDRARRLGEQIRTEDGVGDAVKAIYRDLEYATSLIKRDTRIEHMPMVTRTRTTDTALARRGKDTSVAVQDENDEDGHTSDEWSDIGGGSESSPRDETEVPRSSLILNRLP